Proteins from a single region of Synchiropus splendidus isolate RoL2022-P1 chromosome 3, RoL_Sspl_1.0, whole genome shotgun sequence:
- the pex2 gene encoding peroxisome biogenesis factor 2: protein MSGESANKQQRNAERASETASVDPQVPVLRISQLDSLELDTALEQLVWTQFSQCFQNCRPGLLTPLEPELKALLQLLVWRFTLCSSSTTVGQSILSLCYHDSRSSSAGYKPLSSRQKLALALHTAGPRWLQERSHSILRSFGLTSGSPVSGGHGFLRISLTVISALAQLASLTNFLIFLRKGQHPVLAERVVGCRAVFSKPNVTRDITYQYMNRELLWHGFAEFLIFLLPIINSRKLKATVQSVLFGKETCSASEARDGTWKECAFCGEWPTMPHTIGCRHVFCYYCIKSHSIANTYITCPKCNAEAGWLEPVSMRVERVGRH, encoded by the exons atga GTGGGGAAAGTgccaataaacaacaaaggaatGCTGAACGTGCCAGTGAGACTGCGAGTGTTGACCCTCAGGTTCCCGTCTTGCGCATCAGTCAGCTGGATTCCCTTGAACTCGACACGGCCCTTGAACAACTGGTATGGACCCAGTTCTCCCAGTGCTTCCAGAACTGCCGCCCTGGCCTCTTGACCCCTCTGGAGCCAGAACTAAAGGCCCTGCTCCAGCTTCTGGTGTGGAGGTTTACACTGTGTTCCAGCAGCACCACAGTGGGCCAATCCATTCTCAGCCTGTGTTACCATGACTCCCGCTCTTCATCTGCCGGCTACAAGCCTCTATCCTCCAGGCAGAAGCTGGCTCTAGCTTTGCACACTGCGGGTCCCCGCTGGCTCCAGGAACGTTCCCACAGTATCCTTCGCAGCTTTGGACTGACTTCAGGAAGTCCAGTGTCTGGAGGTCATGGTTTTCTCCGCATTAGCCTGACAGTCATTTCTGCTTTAGCCCAGCTTGCGAGCCTCACCAACTTCCTCATCTTCTTAAGGAAAGGCCAGCATCCTGTTCTGGCGGAGCGCGTGGTGGGCTGTCGAGCCGTCTTTAGCAAGCCCAACGTCACTCGAGACATAACCTACCAGTACATGAACCGGGAGCTTTTGTGGCACGGATTTGCAGAATTCCTCATCTTCCTGTTGCCAATAATAAACTCAAGGAAACTGAAGGCTACGGTGCAGTCAGTTTTGTTTGGGAAGGAGACTTGCAGTGCGAGTGAGGCTCGGGATGGAACTTGGAAAGAGTGTGCATTTTGTGGAGAGTGGCCAACTATGCCTCATACGATTGGCTGTCGGCATGTTTTCTGCTACTACTGTATCAAAAGTCACAGTATTGCTAATACTTACATCACCTGCCCTAAATGCAACGCAGAGGCTGGATGGCTAGAGCCGGTCAGCATGAGGGTGGAAAGGGTTGGCAGGCATTGA